In a genomic window of Lacrimispora sp. BS-2:
- a CDS encoding ATP-binding cassette domain-containing protein, whose product MLKVKDISVTYGKGGTHKAIDQMSWLLETGRVLAVAGPSGCGKSTMVHALAGILPYTGSITLDGTSLDPKTCSIGLIPQNYGLLPWKTVKENCLFTAKIRSNTSNLEVHLTNLCKELGIGGLLDRYPGTLSGGQAQRVALTRAFLMNPELLLMDEPFAALDIAAALAARELFLRVWKEKKPTTVIVTHRVEDALYLAHRIAVMKRGGSFDFFSENPWQGLKRPSEPAYRLLEQQITENIIKADEI is encoded by the coding sequence ATGCTGAAAGTAAAAGATATCTCTGTCACATATGGAAAAGGCGGAACACATAAAGCAATTGACCAGATGTCCTGGCTGCTGGAGACCGGTAGGGTTCTGGCTGTGGCAGGTCCCTCCGGCTGCGGAAAATCCACCATGGTTCACGCCCTGGCAGGCATTCTGCCTTATACAGGCTCCATCACCCTGGACGGAACCAGCCTTGACCCCAAAACCTGCTCCATCGGGCTGATCCCACAGAATTACGGGCTGCTGCCCTGGAAGACAGTAAAGGAAAACTGCCTGTTCACGGCCAAAATCCGGAGTAATACAAGTAACCTGGAAGTGCATCTTACCAACCTGTGTAAAGAGCTGGGAATTGGCGGACTTTTAGACCGTTATCCGGGTACATTAAGCGGCGGGCAGGCACAGCGTGTGGCTCTCACAAGGGCATTCCTTATGAATCCGGAACTGCTTTTGATGGACGAGCCATTCGCTGCCCTGGATATTGCCGCGGCATTGGCAGCAAGGGAGCTGTTTCTGCGGGTCTGGAAGGAAAAAAAGCCCACCACAGTCATTGTCACCCACCGGGTGGAAGACGCTCTTTACCTTGCCCACAGGATCGCAGTGATGAAACGGGGCGGCTCCTTTGATTTTTTCAGCGAAAATCCATGGCAGGGTTTGAAACGTCCTTCAGAACCAGCCTATCGGTTACTGGAACAGCAGATCACGGAAAATATCATTAAGGCGGATGAGATATGA
- a CDS encoding MetQ/NlpA family ABC transporter substrate-binding protein, which yields MKKSGNNAKKHNLSGRAGILMALLGCTAAVILGGCAGKAKTSVDTTVHLGVMYSSDIVPLTIITEQGLDKKYGIQLDMQVFSSAKDRDAALQAGELDGVFTDFIGLCMYQNAGLDVKATGCTDGDYVLLAGKDTGITSLENAEGKSIAISENTLIEYSLDYILNNAGLEDTYLDKQVVPRIPDRLEMLRNGKVDLVLLPEPFSTLAIKDGAVVLGSANTDGLYPAVSAFTNKSIDEKSDTIKKMYQAYDEAVDYLNNTPLNEYEATVIKAAGYPEELAGTIKLPVYRKNELPKTSDLQAAVEWAAKKELCSPDLKPDQLTGELK from the coding sequence ATGAAAAAATCAGGAAATAATGCTAAGAAACATAATTTATCAGGCCGCGCAGGAATTCTTATGGCATTACTGGGCTGTACGGCAGCGGTTATCCTGGGAGGATGCGCCGGCAAAGCAAAGACTTCGGTTGACACTACCGTTCATTTGGGAGTCATGTACTCCTCCGATATCGTCCCCCTTACCATTATCACCGAACAGGGACTTGACAAGAAGTACGGAATTCAGTTGGATATGCAGGTATTCTCTTCTGCAAAAGACCGGGATGCGGCGCTTCAGGCAGGGGAATTAGACGGGGTATTTACTGACTTCATCGGCCTGTGCATGTATCAGAATGCCGGACTTGACGTGAAAGCCACCGGATGTACGGACGGGGATTATGTACTTCTTGCAGGAAAGGATACGGGAATCACTTCCTTAGAGAACGCAGAGGGAAAAAGCATTGCAATCTCTGAAAACACCTTAATTGAGTATTCTCTGGATTATATTTTAAATAATGCCGGGTTGGAGGATACATATTTAGACAAACAGGTAGTACCCCGGATCCCTGACAGGCTTGAAATGCTGCGTAACGGCAAAGTGGATTTAGTCCTTCTGCCAGAGCCTTTCTCCACCCTGGCGATTAAGGATGGAGCGGTAGTCCTGGGAAGTGCCAACACCGACGGGCTGTATCCTGCGGTATCTGCATTTACAAATAAGTCCATCGATGAAAAATCCGATACGATTAAAAAAATGTATCAGGCATACGATGAGGCAGTTGATTATCTTAACAATACTCCTTTAAACGAGTACGAAGCCACAGTCATCAAGGCGGCAGGCTATCCTGAAGAGCTGGCAGGAACTATTAAGCTGCCTGTATACCGGAAAAATGAGCTGCCAAAGACTTCTGATCTGCAGGCGGCTGTGGAATGGGCAGCAAAGAAGGAATTATGCAGCCCGGATCTAAAGCCTGATCAGCTGACCGGAGAATTGAAATAA
- a CDS encoding UbiX family flavin prenyltransferase, whose amino-acid sequence MKQYVVGITGASGSIYGLRTVEALLESGARVRLILTETGEKVVAYETGREAGEWIADFKKRFTGQLILEDNKNLFSAAASGSHLTDGMIVAPCSMSKLAHIAAGITPDLMTRAADVALKQRRPLVLMPRETPLSQIHLKNMLTLAECGALMVPAMPAFYQKPKCLDDMADFMAGRVLDCLGVENHRYARWKEEE is encoded by the coding sequence ATGAAACAATATGTAGTTGGAATTACAGGCGCAAGCGGCAGTATTTACGGCCTACGGACGGTGGAGGCTCTGCTTGAAAGCGGAGCCAGGGTACGGCTTATCCTGACGGAAACAGGAGAAAAAGTTGTGGCCTACGAAACAGGACGGGAGGCAGGAGAATGGATCGCTGATTTTAAAAAACGTTTCACCGGTCAGCTTATCCTGGAAGATAACAAGAATCTGTTTTCCGCGGCTGCCAGCGGTTCCCATCTGACGGACGGAATGATCGTAGCCCCATGCTCCATGTCAAAACTGGCCCACATTGCGGCAGGAATTACACCGGATTTAATGACCCGCGCTGCCGATGTAGCGTTAAAACAGCGGCGACCTCTGGTATTGATGCCCAGGGAAACGCCCCTGTCCCAGATTCATTTGAAAAATATGCTGACTCTGGCAGAATGCGGCGCATTGATGGTTCCCGCCATGCCGGCCTTCTACCAGAAGCCAAAATGCCTTGATGACATGGCGGATTTTATGGCCGGCCGGGTATTGGACTGTCTGGGAGTGGAAAATCACCGGTACGCCAGATGGAAAGAAGAAGAATAA
- a CDS encoding UbiA-like polyprenyltransferase yields MGSITGKIVNKLNEYGKLVMFSHTIFSLAFAAVALLAVSGGRPDPKVVFWAALAFLSARTGANALNRVVDARIDAKNPRTASRQIPQGQIGKKETLILVAACFLVMVFSASRLNLLCLILSPLALFLMTVYSYTKRFTWTCHLVLGITCACAPVGAWLAVTGKFSLIPLFFGAANCLWTAGFDIIYGSQDYEFDKANGLHSIPVQFGVKGGLWISTLFHCAALLCLCIAGVLLYPQFGVLYGTGLGIIAVLMVIQHRMVSPDRLENVNIASYSISQITSIVLLVFGTLDVYL; encoded by the coding sequence ATGGGATCGATCACTGGAAAAATAGTAAATAAATTAAATGAATACGGAAAACTGGTCATGTTCAGCCATACCATCTTTTCCCTGGCCTTTGCCGCAGTAGCCCTGCTGGCTGTTTCCGGCGGCAGGCCGGATCCAAAGGTGGTATTCTGGGCTGCTCTTGCCTTTTTAAGCGCCAGAACAGGCGCCAACGCCTTAAACCGGGTGGTGGATGCCAGGATTGACGCGAAAAATCCAAGAACAGCAAGCCGCCAGATTCCCCAGGGACAGATTGGCAAAAAGGAAACCTTAATCCTGGTGGCTGCCTGCTTTCTGGTTATGGTGTTCAGCGCCTCCCGTTTAAACCTGCTATGTCTCATCCTGTCCCCCCTGGCTCTGTTTCTGATGACTGTCTACTCCTACACGAAACGATTCACCTGGACGTGCCATCTGGTTCTGGGTATTACATGCGCCTGCGCTCCCGTAGGGGCCTGGCTGGCGGTAACGGGGAAGTTTTCCCTGATACCGCTTTTCTTTGGCGCTGCCAACTGCCTCTGGACCGCAGGTTTTGATATTATATACGGATCTCAGGATTATGAATTTGATAAGGCAAACGGCCTCCACTCCATTCCAGTGCAATTTGGAGTAAAAGGCGGATTATGGATCAGCACTCTGTTCCATTGTGCCGCACTGCTTTGCCTGTGTATTGCCGGAGTGCTGCTCTATCCCCAGTTTGGAGTTCTTTACGGAACAGGCCTTGGGATCATCGCGGTCCTCATGGTGATTCAGCACCGGATGGTATCGCCGGACCGTCTGGAAAATGTCAATATCGCGTCATACAGCATCAGCCAGATCACCAGCATCGTGCTTCTGGTCTTCGGGACTCTGGATGTGTACTTATAA
- a CDS encoding menaquinone biosynthesis decarboxylase, translated as MSYRGLQDFIHMLEERGELIRVRSKVSPLLEITEITDRVCKAEDLNNKAILFEQVEGSPYPVLMNAFGTDRRMALSLGADNLDDIAAEIGAYLDFGNYSSFLKLFSFAPKLLRLLCCFPFRSRFHIRKPGCQQVIEKDPDLGKLPVLHCWPLDGGRFFTLPLVFTKYPDTKLQNMGMYRMQVLDSRTTAMHWQKHKDGAGIYEAYRKKGCPMPVSVALGCDPAVTYASTAPLPPKLDEMMLAGFLKKRPVKMVKCITNDLYVPEDAEFVLEGYVDPQEELVWEGPFGDHTGYYSLADWYPKFHVTTITRKKHPVYPATVVGKPPMEDCYMAKATERIFLPILKMAIPELRDIHLPFEGVFHNCAVVSVKPAYPGAARTVMNAIWGMGQMRTAKMIVAVDETIDPSDAKAVWQEVLRYAHPEEDFVISKGPLDALDHSSDYPLYGGRLGIDATSRGKEAFAGGALEIVPIRKEQPWDGRQKALAMLEEKKASLILVVDEDVDPSDHSTVMWRVFNNIDVTRDMFRSGRRTAFDATRKRLEEGLSRPWPEDIVMTDEIKNKVSAKWSTYGIDHWKNSK; from the coding sequence ATGTCGTATCGAGGATTACAGGATTTTATTCATATGTTAGAAGAGAGAGGGGAACTGATCCGGGTAAGGTCAAAAGTATCCCCTCTTTTGGAAATAACGGAGATTACAGACAGGGTCTGCAAGGCGGAAGATTTAAACAACAAAGCAATTCTGTTTGAACAGGTAGAGGGCTCTCCCTATCCGGTACTGATGAACGCCTTTGGTACGGACAGACGGATGGCCCTTTCTCTTGGGGCGGATAACTTAGATGATATCGCAGCAGAGATCGGAGCTTATCTGGATTTTGGAAATTACTCATCATTTTTAAAGCTGTTCTCCTTTGCTCCAAAGCTTCTGCGCCTGTTGTGCTGCTTTCCTTTCCGGAGCCGGTTTCATATAAGGAAGCCCGGCTGCCAGCAGGTAATAGAAAAAGACCCTGACCTTGGGAAGCTGCCGGTACTGCATTGCTGGCCTCTTGATGGGGGCCGTTTCTTTACACTTCCCCTTGTCTTTACGAAATATCCGGATACAAAGCTTCAGAACATGGGCATGTACCGGATGCAGGTGCTGGATTCCAGGACAACGGCAATGCACTGGCAGAAGCACAAGGATGGAGCCGGTATTTACGAAGCATACCGGAAAAAAGGCTGTCCAATGCCCGTATCCGTTGCACTTGGATGCGATCCGGCCGTAACCTATGCTTCCACAGCCCCCCTTCCGCCGAAGCTTGATGAGATGATGCTGGCTGGATTTCTCAAAAAAAGACCGGTAAAGATGGTAAAATGCATTACCAACGATCTCTATGTGCCTGAGGATGCGGAATTTGTACTGGAAGGCTATGTGGATCCACAGGAAGAGCTGGTCTGGGAAGGACCTTTTGGAGATCATACCGGATATTATTCCCTGGCTGACTGGTATCCCAAATTTCATGTTACGACCATTACCCGCAAAAAGCATCCCGTATATCCTGCCACAGTGGTAGGAAAACCTCCCATGGAAGACTGCTATATGGCAAAGGCCACGGAGCGCATCTTCCTTCCCATATTAAAAATGGCAATTCCCGAGCTGCGGGATATTCATCTGCCCTTTGAGGGCGTCTTCCATAACTGCGCAGTGGTATCGGTGAAGCCGGCTTATCCGGGAGCTGCCAGAACCGTCATGAACGCTATCTGGGGCATGGGACAGATGAGAACTGCCAAGATGATCGTGGCGGTGGATGAAACCATCGATCCAAGTGATGCAAAAGCTGTCTGGCAGGAAGTTCTGCGTTATGCCCATCCGGAAGAAGATTTTGTGATAAGCAAAGGACCGTTAGATGCTCTGGATCACTCTTCTGATTATCCTTTGTATGGAGGACGGCTTGGCATAGACGCCACCAGCAGAGGAAAAGAAGCCTTTGCCGGGGGAGCACTTGAGATCGTGCCAATCCGAAAGGAACAGCCATGGGATGGCAGGCAAAAAGCCCTGGCCATGCTGGAAGAAAAAAAGGCTTCCCTTATTTTAGTTGTGGACGAGGATGTGGACCCGTCAGATCATTCCACAGTCATGTGGCGGGTATTCAATAATATTGATGTCACCAGAGACATGTTTAGGTCCGGCAGACGGACGGCTTTTGATGCCACAAGAAAACGGCTGGAGGAAGGGCTTTCCCGTCCCTGGCCGGAGGATATTGTGATGACAGATGAAATCAAAAACAAGGTATCAGCGAAATGGAGTACTTATGGGATCGATCACTGGAAAAATAGTAAATAA
- a CDS encoding FAD:protein FMN transferase has protein sequence MQNKKVLTFIIIAGTLAALTMAAVNTAAIGAKKEQRFHAEFLNLFDTVTQIVGYSKNKEEFTQIATDVHDELEIYHQLYDIYNDYEGIANIKTINDNAGKNPVKVDQKIIDMLKLAGEAYEKTDGKVNAAMGSVLSIWHDYRTKGIENPETAEIPPMDKLKETALHTDFSKVLIDEEASTVYLEDPDMRLDVGAIAKGYATEQVARSLEARGIDHVLLSVGGNIRAIGIRADGKPWKLDIQNPDLDSDKKAIDTLNLDGDSLVSSGDYERYYIVDGLKYHHIINPDTLMPAAYFRAVSVVCIDSGWADALSTAIFNLPYEKGLALVESMEGVEAMWVLPDNSIKTSSGYEAYRSNDR, from the coding sequence ATGCAAAATAAAAAAGTACTAACATTTATTATAATTGCCGGAACTCTGGCAGCGCTTACTATGGCGGCGGTTAATACCGCCGCCATAGGCGCTAAAAAGGAACAAAGATTTCATGCTGAATTTTTAAATCTCTTTGATACCGTTACCCAGATCGTCGGATATTCAAAAAATAAAGAGGAATTTACCCAAATCGCCACAGATGTTCACGATGAGCTGGAGATTTACCACCAGTTATATGATATTTACAATGACTATGAAGGCATTGCCAATATTAAGACCATCAATGATAATGCAGGGAAAAATCCGGTAAAGGTGGATCAGAAGATCATTGATATGCTGAAGCTGGCCGGAGAAGCTTATGAAAAAACAGACGGCAAAGTAAATGCAGCCATGGGAAGCGTCTTATCCATCTGGCACGATTATCGTACAAAGGGAATAGAAAACCCGGAGACCGCAGAGATTCCGCCTATGGATAAACTGAAAGAGACAGCCCTTCATACTGATTTTTCAAAGGTCCTTATAGATGAAGAAGCTTCCACCGTATATCTGGAGGATCCTGATATGCGGCTGGACGTGGGAGCCATTGCAAAAGGGTATGCCACGGAGCAGGTTGCAAGATCTCTGGAAGCCAGGGGAATTGATCATGTCCTTCTCAGTGTAGGAGGTAATATCCGCGCCATCGGAATACGGGCAGACGGAAAGCCGTGGAAGCTGGATATCCAAAACCCGGATCTTGACAGTGATAAAAAGGCCATTGATACTTTGAATCTAGACGGTGATTCTCTCGTCAGCAGCGGTGATTATGAAAGGTATTACATAGTGGATGGGCTCAAATATCATCATATTATCAACCCTGACACCTTGATGCCTGCAGCATACTTCCGGGCGGTCTCCGTTGTGTGCATAGATTCCGGCTGGGCAGATGCACTTTCTACCGCCATATTCAATTTGCCCTATGAAAAAGGACTGGCCCTAGTTGAAAGCATGGAGGGTGTGGAGGCAATGTGGGTCCTCCCCGATAACAGCATCAAAACCAGCAGCGGCTATGAAGCTTACCGCAGCAATGACCGTTAG
- a CDS encoding polyprenyl synthetase family protein, which translates to MTNRELLEDADSLRYGFEEAFDLMAAAVEKHLSSAPPVIRTYTAHLAKSTGKFIRAYGLMACSMNEEDKVPAEAITLASAVELLHLATLVHDDVIDDADTRRGIDTLQKRFGKKAAVICGDYLLSMALKLAASIPKKSEYETLDMPNYLCRICMGELRQEINNGNLDLSVYRYLSIIKGKTAALFEASFLGGAALSTKDKKKLRMYRKAGNDVGMIFQLMDDCIDYEMDERDAKKNVRSDYEEGVVTLPLIHAMKQDENFLKQVKNGLVTAKELYDRVLEAGGTAYTKTIAGRYYAKAVNTIGSLNLSEAKKARIMTVVDKSYYGIKK; encoded by the coding sequence ATGACTAATAGAGAATTGTTGGAGGATGCAGACAGCCTGCGGTATGGCTTTGAAGAGGCTTTCGATTTAATGGCTGCGGCTGTGGAAAAGCATTTATCTTCAGCGCCTCCTGTCATCAGAACTTATACGGCCCATCTGGCAAAATCCACAGGTAAATTCATCCGTGCCTATGGGCTGATGGCCTGTTCCATGAATGAAGAGGATAAGGTCCCTGCTGAAGCCATTACCTTGGCATCAGCAGTGGAACTGCTGCATCTGGCAACCCTGGTCCATGATGATGTGATTGATGACGCTGATACAAGGCGTGGAATCGATACACTTCAAAAGAGATTCGGAAAAAAGGCAGCGGTCATATGCGGAGATTACCTCTTATCCATGGCGCTTAAGCTGGCGGCTTCCATTCCTAAAAAAAGCGAATACGAAACCCTGGATATGCCCAATTACTTATGCCGGATCTGCATGGGTGAACTGCGACAGGAAATTAACAATGGAAACCTGGACTTATCAGTTTACCGATATTTAAGCATCATCAAAGGAAAAACGGCGGCACTTTTTGAAGCCTCCTTTCTCGGCGGTGCTGCGCTGTCTACAAAGGATAAGAAAAAGCTTCGTATGTACCGGAAGGCCGGCAACGACGTAGGCATGATCTTTCAGCTTATGGATGACTGCATTGATTATGAGATGGATGAAAGAGATGCAAAGAAGAACGTCCGGTCTGATTATGAAGAAGGAGTTGTCACTCTTCCTCTCATCCACGCCATGAAACAGGATGAGAACTTTTTAAAGCAGGTTAAAAACGGCCTGGTTACCGCTAAGGAACTCTATGACAGGGTTTTAGAAGCCGGGGGAACTGCTTATACTAAGACAATAGCCGGCAGATATTATGCAAAAGCTGTAAACACCATCGGAAGCCTTAATTTATCCGAAGCCAAGAAGGCCAGGATCATGACCGTGGTGGATAAATCTTATTATGGTATTAAAAAATAA